The window GCGTTAGTCGGGACGACGCCGGCGCGTACGCCCTGCGGGCGCACCGAGGCGATCGCCACCACCACCGCCGCCGCCGTTGCGACGTCCGCCACCGTCACCGCCGGGCCGTGGCCCACGCGGCTGGTAGTCGTCGGGAATTCCGGCATCGCCGTTCAGTACGGCCTTGCGTGACAGATTGACGCGGCCTTGCGAATCAACTTCCATCACTTTGACCATGATCTGATCGCCGATCTTGACGACGTCCTCAACCTTCTCGACGCGTTGCGGCGCGAGCTGGCTGATGTGAACGAGGCCTTCTTTGCCCGGCAAGAATGCGACGAATGCGCCGAAGTTCATGAGTCGCGTAACCGTACCGAGGTACGTTTCGCCGACCTGCACTTCTTTGGTGAGTGCTTCGACCATCTCTTTGGCTCTGTTCGCGCCTTCGCCGTCCGGCGATGCGATGAACACGCGGCCATCGTTTTCGATGTCGATCTTGACACCGGTGTCGGCGATGATCTTGTTGATGATCTTGCCGCCTGGTCCGATGACGTCTTTGATCTTTTCGGGATTGATCTGCAGCACGAGCATGCGCGGCGCGTAGGTCGAAAGTTCGGCACGCGGTTCGGCGATCGTTTCCTTGAGCTTCTCGATGATGAACAAGCGAGATTTCTTCGCTTCCGTCATCGCTTCGCGCATGATGTCGATCGTGATCCCCGTGACCTTGATATCCATCTGGATCGCGGTGATGCCGTCAACCGTGCCGGCGACTTTGAAATCCATCTCGCCGAGCGCGTCTTCGATGCCCTGAATGTCGGTGATGACGCGATGCTTTTTGCCCTTGAGGATGAGTCCCATCGCGACGCCTGCGACGTGCTTCTTGATCGGAACGCCGGCGTCCATCAGCGAGAGCGTGCTCCCGCACACTGACGCCATCGACGACGAGCCGTTTGATTCGAGGGTTTCGCTCATGACGCGCATCGTGTACGGAAAGTCGTTCACGTCCGGCAATACCGGAACGAGCGCGCGTTCAGCGAGGTGGCCGTGTCCGATCTCGCGACGGCCGGGGCCGCGCATTGGGCGCGTCTCGCCCACCGAGTACGGCGGGAAGTTGTAGAAGTGCATGTAGCGTTTGTTGGGGACAGCGATGATCCAATCCAAACGCTGCTCGTCACTGATCGAGCCGAGTGTCGCCGCGGAAAAGACCTGCGTCTGTCCACGCTGGAACACGGCACTGCCATGGACGCGCGGCACGTAGTGTACCTTGCTCCAGATCGGGCGAATCTCGTCGGGCTTGCGGCCATCGGGACGCAGACCTTCGTCGACGACCATCGTGCGAAGCTCGTCCTCTTCCATGCCCTTGAGGATCTTGTCGAAATCCTTATTGCCGGAATCTTCGAGCATCTTGCGTAGCGATTCGTCTTTGCACTTCGCGATCGCAGCGTCGCGCGTGATCTCGGCGAAGGCATCGTTGCGCGCTTGCTTCTCCATGATCCGCATCGCTTTGGCGACGTCTTTCGAGAATGTTTTCTCGACGAACTTTTTGAGCTCCGCGTCCGGTTTATGAACCGGGTACTCCCGCTTCGGTTTGCCGACGCGCTTCGCGAGCTGGTCGATCGCTTTGACGATCAGCTTGATATTGTCGTGCGCGAACGAAACCGCTGCGAGAAAATCATCCTCGCTCAACTCGTTCATGCCGCCTTCGACCATCATCACGGCGTCAGCCGTGCCTGCGACGACGATATCCATGCCGCCGGTTTCGTATTGCGGAAGCGTTGGGTTGCAAACGAGATTGCCGTCTTCGTCGCGTCCGACGCGAACCGAAGCCACAGTCTTTTCGAACGGAATGTCCGAAAAGGCGAGTGCCGCGCCTGCAGCACAAACTGCGAGCACGTCGGCATCAAGCTCCGGATCGATCGAGAGAACCGTCGCAATGACTTGCACGTCGTTGCGGAATCCCTCGGGAAACAGCGGCCGGAGCGGCCGGTCGATTTGACGCGAGCTCAGCGTCCCGTGTTCGGTGGGACGGCCTTCGCGCTTGATGTATCCGCCCGGAATCTTTCCGGCCGCGTACATCTTCTCTTCAAAATCGCAGGTGAGTGGGAAAAAGTCGACGCCTGTCCGCGGGTTTGCGGAGGCGGTTACGGCACACAGAACAACATTCTGGTCGCCGTAACGGACGAGAGCGGAACCGTTCGCTTGCTTGGCAAGTTCGCCGGTCTCGATGACCAGCGTACGGCCGCCGATCTCGAGTGAGATCGATTCTGGCACGTGTACTCCTAAATTTCTTTTCTTCTACCTATTATTATTTCGCGAGCGCCTTCGGGGATCGCAATAGGACGCCCTGGTCCGGCCTTAGCGGCGCAGACCGAGGTCGCCGATCAGTTTGCGATAACGCTCTAAGTCGATGCGCTGCAGATAGTTGAGCAAGCGTCGACGCTGCCCGACTTGCATGAGCAACCCGCGGCGGCTGTGATGGTCCTTCTTGTGCACCTTGAGGTGCTCAGTCAGCGCGTTGATCGACGCGGTGAGGACCGCAATTTGTACGTCG of the Candidatus Baltobacteraceae bacterium genome contains:
- the pnp gene encoding polyribonucleotide nucleotidyltransferase, which codes for MPESISLEIGGRTLVIETGELAKQANGSALVRYGDQNVVLCAVTASANPRTGVDFFPLTCDFEEKMYAAGKIPGGYIKREGRPTEHGTLSSRQIDRPLRPLFPEGFRNDVQVIATVLSIDPELDADVLAVCAAGAALAFSDIPFEKTVASVRVGRDEDGNLVCNPTLPQYETGGMDIVVAGTADAVMMVEGGMNELSEDDFLAAVSFAHDNIKLIVKAIDQLAKRVGKPKREYPVHKPDAELKKFVEKTFSKDVAKAMRIMEKQARNDAFAEITRDAAIAKCKDESLRKMLEDSGNKDFDKILKGMEEDELRTMVVDEGLRPDGRKPDEIRPIWSKVHYVPRVHGSAVFQRGQTQVFSAATLGSISDEQRLDWIIAVPNKRYMHFYNFPPYSVGETRPMRGPGRREIGHGHLAERALVPVLPDVNDFPYTMRVMSETLESNGSSSMASVCGSTLSLMDAGVPIKKHVAGVAMGLILKGKKHRVITDIQGIEDALGEMDFKVAGTVDGITAIQMDIKVTGITIDIMREAMTEAKKSRLFIIEKLKETIAEPRAELSTYAPRMLVLQINPEKIKDVIGPGGKIINKIIADTGVKIDIENDGRVFIASPDGEGANRAKEMVEALTKEVQVGETYLGTVTRLMNFGAFVAFLPGKEGLVHISQLAPQRVEKVEDVVKIGDQIMVKVMEVDSQGRVNLSRKAVLNGDAGIPDDYQPRGPRPGGDGGGRRNGGGGGGGDRLGAPAGRTRRRRPD
- the rpsO gene encoding 30S ribosomal protein S15 produces the protein MPLTKEQKTELSVKFGRKSGDTGSADVQIAVLTASINALTEHLKVHKKDHHSRRGLLMQVGQRRRLLNYLQRIDLERYRKLIGDLGLRR